A genomic stretch from Candidatus Chromulinivoraceae bacterium includes:
- a CDS encoding ROK family protein — MLVAVDTGATKTLIAGFKRDGTLGKTIKFPTPRREAEYVALLRRTLQETYGGEKIEAVVVALPGIIKDGVAIWCNNLGWKNFTAQKALSGVFGNAPVFIENDANLAGLAETRVLTPMPISSLYVTISTGIGTGITTNGKIDPGLRYSEGGRMLVEYDGLVQEWERFASGHAIVEVYGKYARDITSKRTWNQIADRISRGFLAIVPLLQPDTIIIGGSIGTYFKQYDDQLKAILREKLPPHIPCPKFRQAKHPEMAVVYGCYYYAIDYLTDK; from the coding sequence ATGTTAGTAGCGGTAGATACAGGGGCCACAAAAACGCTCATCGCCGGCTTCAAGCGCGATGGAACGCTAGGTAAAACCATAAAGTTTCCGACACCTCGTCGAGAAGCTGAATATGTAGCTCTTTTGCGCCGCACATTGCAAGAAACCTATGGAGGCGAAAAGATAGAAGCCGTCGTGGTTGCACTACCCGGCATTATTAAAGATGGTGTGGCCATATGGTGTAATAATTTAGGCTGGAAAAACTTCACCGCACAAAAGGCTCTCTCAGGAGTCTTTGGCAATGCTCCCGTGTTTATAGAAAACGATGCTAATCTGGCTGGACTAGCTGAGACTCGCGTATTAACGCCAATGCCAATCTCATCTCTCTATGTCACGATTAGTACTGGTATCGGCACAGGTATTACTACAAATGGCAAAATCGATCCCGGTCTTCGCTATAGCGAAGGCGGACGTATGCTCGTTGAATACGATGGATTAGTGCAGGAGTGGGAGCGTTTTGCCTCTGGTCACGCCATTGTAGAGGTGTATGGCAAGTACGCTCGCGACATTACAAGCAAGCGAACTTGGAATCAGATTGCCGATAGAATCAGCCGAGGGTTTCTCGCGATCGTACCACTCCTACAGCCAGATACCATCATTATTGGTGGTAGTATCGGTACTTATTTTAAGCAGTACGACGACCAACTAAAAGCCATTCTACGAGAGAAACTACCTCCGCACATTCCCTGCCCTAAATTCAGGCAAGCAAAACACCCCGAAATGGCCGTCGTGTACGGATGCTATTACTATGCAATCGATTACCTTACTGATAAATAG
- a CDS encoding S1 RNA-binding domain-containing protein, whose amino-acid sequence MATKAAITMDDLLASHEDSVKQITAGEMVTGTVLSLRKHEVLIDLGAQGVGYVPRREVGFSRALKEGDEVTASVVDAELDNGYSLLSLRKAAKDRGWEEVAAKMETGDIIEVSPYDANRGGLLVEFEGVRGFLPVSQLSAEHYPRVGSSDKDEILQRLNALVGQNLKVRILDSDRKANKLIFSEKEAVKEGLAERFEKLKVGDTVSGVVTGVVDFGVFVNVEGIEGLVHISEISWERVNNPSDYVKVGQTIEAKIISIDKDRLSLSIKQLTKDPWLDEVEQFKAGDKVEGTVTRITPFGAFVQISPAVEALVHISELGDGNDVDPEKVFTLNERKSFTVLDIDKDNRKISLSLADKKK is encoded by the coding sequence ATGGCAACAAAAGCCGCAATAACAATGGATGATTTGCTCGCTTCTCACGAAGACAGCGTCAAGCAAATAACAGCAGGAGAAATGGTAACAGGTACGGTTCTTTCACTTCGTAAACACGAAGTACTGATCGACCTTGGCGCTCAGGGTGTTGGTTACGTACCACGCCGCGAGGTTGGGTTCTCTCGTGCACTTAAAGAAGGTGATGAAGTCACTGCAAGCGTTGTCGACGCTGAACTCGACAACGGTTACTCGCTCCTCTCACTTCGTAAGGCTGCTAAGGATCGTGGCTGGGAAGAAGTAGCTGCAAAGATGGAGACTGGCGACATTATCGAAGTCTCACCATACGATGCAAATCGTGGTGGTCTACTTGTAGAGTTTGAAGGTGTCCGTGGATTCCTACCAGTTTCGCAATTGTCAGCTGAACACTACCCACGTGTTGGTTCAAGCGACAAAGATGAAATCCTCCAGCGCCTGAATGCTCTTGTTGGTCAAAATCTTAAGGTTCGTATCCTTGATAGCGACCGCAAAGCTAACAAGCTTATCTTTAGTGAAAAAGAAGCTGTTAAAGAAGGCCTCGCTGAGCGCTTTGAAAAACTTAAGGTTGGCGATACTGTTTCTGGTGTTGTAACCGGCGTCGTAGACTTCGGCGTATTTGTAAACGTTGAAGGTATCGAAGGTCTTGTGCACATCTCAGAAATCAGCTGGGAGCGTGTGAACAACCCAAGCGACTATGTAAAGGTTGGTCAAACAATCGAAGCTAAGATTATTTCAATCGACAAAGATCGTTTGAGCCTTAGTATCAAGCAGCTTACCAAAGACCCATGGCTCGATGAAGTTGAGCAGTTCAAGGCTGGCGACAAAGTTGAAGGTACGGTTACTCGTATCACTCCGTTTGGCGCATTCGTGCAGATTAGCCCTGCTGTTGAAGCCCTCGTGCACATCAGTGAACTTGGTGACGGTAATGATGTAGACCCTGAGAAGGTCTTTACCCTGAACGAGCGCAAGAGCTTTACTGTTCTTGATATCGACAAGGACAATCGCAAGATCTCTTTGAGCCTTGCTGACAAGAAAAAATAA
- the infB gene encoding translation initiation factor IF-2, with amino-acid sequence MSQEKVLVVSDSITVGELAETLNLPVTTLIGELFKNGIVATINQRIDFETATIIVEELGLDVTLEKRENSQTVERKVHQLSDKAVDRPPIVAVMGHVDHGKTSLLDAILGTKTTEGEAGGITQHISAYQTVRKNRSITLLDTPGHEAFAALRQHGATLTDVVVIVVAADDGVKPQTVEAIRFAQNANAKIVVAINKMDKETANPQMVKTQLATEHHLNPEEWGGDTVMVEVSAKTGQNIDKLLDMVLLVADLEELKADIDVPAEGLVIESHMETGRGAVVGLLVQQGKLKPGHFLVAGTAYGKIRTLLDFKGRTLKEAGPSTPVTVTGFKELPQFGDVFVIVKNEKEARHASERARIDREKSAATTNVTGADLLKMMNQKHDTQEVNVIVKADVQGSLTSVMDSLRLVDTGGEVNMRIIGSGVGNISENDIRLAEGDNTIIYGFNVELSPAVKRLAMREKIQVRLFKVIYELLDDARQSMEALLAPEVVETELGKLTIKGIFRTMKDQIIAGGEVTSGKAVPNVLARVKRGDEQVSEVEVLSVQRQQQEAKEVFEGEMCGLSLKIEKKFQLEEGDKLEFFTRELVKRTLK; translated from the coding sequence ATGAGCCAAGAAAAAGTACTTGTTGTCTCTGACTCGATTACTGTTGGCGAATTGGCTGAAACGCTCAATTTGCCTGTCACCACTTTGATTGGCGAGCTTTTTAAGAACGGTATCGTTGCAACAATTAACCAACGAATCGATTTTGAAACAGCAACTATCATTGTAGAAGAGCTCGGTCTCGACGTGACGCTCGAAAAACGCGAAAACTCACAAACAGTTGAGCGTAAAGTTCATCAATTATCAGATAAGGCTGTTGACCGTCCACCTATCGTGGCAGTCATGGGTCATGTTGACCATGGTAAAACTAGCCTTTTAGACGCCATTCTCGGTACAAAAACGACCGAAGGTGAAGCAGGCGGTATTACCCAGCACATTAGTGCTTATCAGACGGTTCGCAAAAACCGTTCTATTACTCTACTCGATACACCAGGTCACGAGGCGTTCGCTGCGCTACGTCAACATGGCGCGACGCTTACTGACGTTGTCGTTATCGTTGTAGCGGCTGACGATGGTGTAAAGCCACAGACAGTGGAGGCTATCCGCTTTGCCCAGAATGCCAACGCTAAAATTGTTGTTGCTATTAACAAGATGGATAAAGAAACCGCTAATCCTCAGATGGTTAAAACGCAGCTTGCAACCGAGCATCACCTTAACCCAGAAGAATGGGGTGGTGATACGGTGATGGTTGAGGTAAGCGCAAAAACTGGCCAAAATATCGACAAATTACTTGATATGGTCCTTTTGGTAGCTGACCTTGAAGAGCTTAAAGCGGATATCGACGTCCCTGCGGAAGGTCTTGTTATCGAATCTCACATGGAGACTGGTCGTGGTGCTGTAGTCGGTCTGCTCGTACAGCAGGGTAAGCTTAAACCAGGTCATTTCTTAGTTGCCGGCACTGCTTATGGTAAAATCCGCACACTTCTTGACTTTAAAGGCCGCACACTTAAAGAGGCTGGTCCATCAACTCCGGTAACGGTAACTGGTTTTAAAGAACTACCTCAGTTTGGCGATGTCTTTGTGATCGTTAAGAACGAAAAAGAAGCTCGTCACGCCTCGGAGCGTGCTCGTATTGATCGTGAAAAGAGCGCGGCAACCACTAACGTAACGGGCGCTGACCTTCTTAAGATGATGAATCAAAAGCATGATACCCAAGAGGTGAATGTCATCGTGAAGGCCGACGTGCAGGGGTCTCTGACGTCTGTAATGGACAGCCTTCGTCTCGTTGATACCGGCGGGGAAGTTAATATGCGCATTATCGGCAGCGGAGTCGGTAATATCTCTGAAAACGACATTCGTCTTGCTGAAGGTGATAACACTATTATCTATGGTTTTAACGTTGAGCTTTCACCAGCCGTAAAGCGCTTGGCTATGCGCGAAAAAATCCAAGTACGTCTCTTCAAAGTTATCTACGAACTGCTTGACGATGCTCGCCAGTCTATGGAAGCATTGCTTGCTCCAGAGGTTGTTGAGACTGAACTCGGGAAATTGACCATCAAAGGTATTTTCCGTACGATGAAAGATCAGATTATTGCCGGTGGTGAAGTCACGAGCGGTAAAGCTGTACCTAATGTGCTTGCTCGTGTAAAACGTGGTGATGAACAAGTTTCAGAGGTAGAAGTCTTGAGCGTTCAACGCCAGCAGCAAGAAGCAAAAGAAGTCTTTGAAGGCGAAATGTGTGGTCTTTCGCTAAAAATCGAGAAAAAATTCCAACTTGAAGAGGGTGACAAGCTCGAGTTCTTTACCCGTGAACTTGTAAAAAGAACGCTTAAGTAG